The Xiphophorus hellerii strain 12219 chromosome 5, Xiphophorus_hellerii-4.1, whole genome shotgun sequence genome window below encodes:
- the cxxc4 gene encoding CXXC-type zinc finger protein 4, with protein MSNINNALCIENGQNADVSLLQKDNLQDGGLSQLLDYNAEMERYRSFANFYKTNGAFPQTAKIARITTPIFPSARIGMSPWNCDNAMLWGRKSAAINPNRTSMHRNDSQRPGKPGVPPETLQMANNNFLSTLSPEHCRPLAGECMNKLKCGAAEAEIMNLPERVGTFSAIPALGGISLPPGVIVMTALHSPAASAAVTDSAFQIANLADCPQNNSSASSGNPAKKKRKRCGVCAPCRRLINCGVCSSCRNRKTGHQICKFRKCEELKKKPGSSLERTPVNNGEAFRWFF; from the coding sequence ATGTCTAACATAAACAATGCGCTTTGCATTGAAAACGGACAAAATGCAGACGTGTCGCTCCTGCAGAAGGATAATCTCCAGGATGGTGGATTAAGTCAGCTCTTGGATTATAACGCAGAAATGGAAAGGTACAGGTCTTTTGCGAACTTTTACAAAACGAACGGTGCGTTTCCGCAGACTGCAAAAATTGCCCGAATCACGACGCCCATTTTTCCCAGCGCCAGAATTGGTATGTCCCCTTGGAACTGTGATAACGCCATGCTCTGGGGAAGGAAATCAGCGGCAATAAACCCTAATAGGACCAGCATGCATAGAAATGACTCCCAGAGGCCGGGGAAGCCTGGCGTGCCGCCAGAGACGCTGCAAATGGCAAATAATAATTTCCTCTCTACCTTATCCCCCGAACACTGCAGACCTTTAGCAGGAGAATGCATGAACAAGCTGAAATGCGGCGCTGCTGAAGCAGAGATAATGAATCTCCCAGAACGCGTTGGAACTTTTTCCGCTATTCCGGCTTTAGGGGGCATCTCATTACCTCCCGGGGTCATCGTCATGACAGCCCTTCACTCCCCCGCAGCCTCAGCAGCCGTTACAGACAGTGCGTTTCAAATTGCCAATCTGGCAGACTGCCCACAGAATAATTCCTCAGCATCCAGTGGAAACCCAgcgaagaagaaaaggaaaaggtgTGGGGTGTGTGCACCCTGCAGGCGGCTAATCAACTGTGGTGTTTGCAGCAGTTGTCGGAACCGCAAAACAGGCCACCAGATCTGCAAATTTAGGAAATGCGAGGAGTTGAAGAAGAAGCCTGGCTCGTCGCTGGAG